The genomic segment CCCCGCCGTTGTCCGTGTTCCACAGCATGACCCCACTGTCGCCGCTGGCGGTCAGGAACTGTGCCGTTTTGGGCACGAACACGAGCCGGGTTACCTGCTTCTGGTGGCCCTGGATGTCGCGAATTTTTTCGCCCTTCTCGTAGTCCCAGATCTTGATGATGTTGTCGGCCCCGGCGGACGCCAGTTTCTTCCCGTCCGCCGACCAGCCGACGTCCATGACGTGGTGGGTGTGGCCCTCGAACGCCTTCACAAATTTCCCGCCCGGCACCTCGAACACCTTCACGAATTTATCGGCTCCGGAGGTCGCGAGCAGTTTGCCGTCCGGGCTGAAACTGACGCCGAAGACGGTGTCGCTGTGCCCGTTTTTGATGTCGGTGACGACCTTGCCCGTGGCGGCGTCGAGGATCTTGATCTCGCCATCTTCGGTTGGCGCCCCACCGCCGGTCGCGATCAGCTTGCCGTCCGGCGAGTACGCGATCGCCACGACGCGGTCCACAAACCCGGTCACGCGCTGGCGGATCGTCCCCTTTTCGGCGTCCCAGAGGTTCATCTCCTGAAAACTGCCGGTGGCGAGCGTCTTGCCATCCGGGCTGTAGACCATCGCCTCGACCAGCGACATATGAGCGGCGGCCGCGGGCTTGCCGTCTGGCGTCTTGAGTTGCGGGTCAACGAACGACTTCTTGAACTCGCCGGTCTTCGCATCGAACAGGTGGACCTGGTTCCCGCGGCCGGCCGCGACCGTCGTCTTGTCCGGGCTGACGGCGACCGCGCGGACCGGCTTCACGAGAGCCGGCGGCAACCCCAGGACGACCTTCGGCCGGGTCCGCACGTCGTTGACCGGACCTTTGGCGCCCTGGTCGATCCAGAGCTTGAGGATCGCGACCTCTTCCGGGGTGAGCGGGTTGTTCTCCGACTTCGGCGGCATGACCGGCTTCTTGCGGTGGCTGGCCATTTGCCAGAGCAAGCTCTCTTCGGCCTTCCCGGCGACGACCGGCGGCCCTTTCTTGCCGCCCTTGATGAGGGCGGCGTGCGTCCCCAGGTCGAACTTCCCTTCGGTCAAGTTGCCGGCGTGGCAGACCTGGCACTTGTTGGCGAAGATCGGGGCCACGTCTTTTTCGTAAACGATCGGGTCTTTCCGGGTGAGCGGCGCGATCGCGATCGGCCCGGCCGGGGCGTCTTTCTTTTCGTCGGCCGCGTGCGCCGCCGCCAGACCGACGGTGAGGCATGCGAGCGGGAGAATCCTGCGCATGAACAACTCCAATTCAATATTCGCCGCAGATACACGCAGATCAGAAGGAGATCAGGAAATCGATTACTCTGCCTTTTCTGATCCGCGTTGATCTGCGTGTATCTGCGGCAAAATGATTATTTGGCCACGTTGAGGTTGAACTTCGTTTCCTGGGTGATCGGGAACTTGCCGTGGACGGTCGCGACGGCGTGGACGATCACGTTCGACAACCCGCCGACCTTGGCGTCTTTCGCGACCTCGATCGGGATTTTCACCTCGTCCTTGCCGGCAGGGATCGTCGCCGGCTTCACGGTCACGCCCGCGGCTTCCTTCGGCAGCGTCACCGTGACGGCGAACTCGCCCGCATAATCGAACTGGCGGTCGACTTTGACCGTCAGTTCGGCCGTCGTGCCGAGTTTGAGCTGGTTGTTCGCGGGCGGAGTGACAGTCACCTTCGCCAGCGTCAGGGGCAGGACGGTGATCGCGATCGGCAGGGCATACGCCTCGACGTTCGCGGGCGTCTTCTTGTCCTTCTGGGCCGGGTCGCGGGCGACCTGGATTTGCGTCTCGCCCCGCAGCGCGACGGCATAGGAGCCGGGGGGCGCGGTGGTCTTCACGTCGATCGTCACCGGGCTTTCGTTCTTGTCCTTCGCCAGCGGTGGCATGGGCTGCCCGTTGTTCACGCTCACGGGGGCGTTTTGCATGTTCTGCTGCGTGGCCTCGGCCGAGATGTTGAGTGGGTTGGCGCGGGCCTCTTTCTCCTGCCAGACGATCTTCACCGGCACCGTTAACTTGTCGCCCGGCTTGAGGAAGATTTCTCCCGCGACTTTGTCCTCTTTCTCTTTGCCGTCCTTGTCCTTGGTCTTGATCTTCGCGTTCGCGAGGTCCGTGGTGAGCCGGAACGCGGCCCGTTCGGTGCGGACGGCGAAAATGAGTTCCCGGTCGAGCCGCGTGACCGTCGCGATGTTTTGCTGCTGGCCCGGGATGCCCCACGTGATCGTGGCCGGCCGGGCCTCGCGGACGACCGGCTTCCCGCCGATCGTCGCCGTGCATTTGACGGTGATCGGCCCGGTGAATTCCTTCGCCCCGGCCGAGGCCGATAGAACCAGCGTGCCCCACTTGACCGTGGACCCGACGAAGGCCGGAGCCGCGGTCACGCCGGGGGGCAGGTTCTCGGCCGTCACCACCACGGTGCCGGTGAAGCCGTCGGTCCGATGGACGAACACGTCGTAAGCCGCTTCGCCGTCCGCCTGGGCCACGACCGTCGCCGGTTGGTCGTGGCTCCGCGCCATGACCACAGCCCGGAAGTCCGGGGCCGCGGGCGTCACCCGGAGGCGGTACGCACAGCGGGGGCCGTAACTCACGTTCGCGTCGTTACTGCCGACCAGGATCAAGACTTTCCCGTCGGCCGGGGCCGTGAATTTGACGACCGGCGGGTCGCTGCTGCGGCTGAAGAACGTGACCGGGTGGAGCGATTCGATGTCGTCGTCCGGGTCGCCGGCGAGTTCCTTGTTTTTGTCGTCTCGGATGCGCAGGTACAGGTCCGTCAGGCTGCCGATCCGCTCCGCGAGAAGTTCGACGTAGTAGACTTCGCCCTTCTTCGCGGCAAACGAGTAGAAGTCCCGGTCGTACCGTCGGTCGATCCGTCCGGCGACTTCACACGGGACGGGGATCTCCTCGGCCGTCTCGTACTTGTCGTTCCCGGCTTCTTTCTCGACGTGAATCTTGGCGTCGGTCAGGAACAGGGGGACGGCGTTCGACGACCCATTTGGGGTGACGAGTCGGTATTCGAAGCCGTCCTGGAGACCCATCGGCGGGGCCACCCGACCGTGGAACGACATCCGGTGTCGGGCAGCCGGGTCGGCCGGTGGGGTTACGGTCACGGTCAGCGTTTCGACCGGGCGGCCGTCGACTGCCATTCCCGGAGCGGGCTTTCCGCCGGGAAGGTTGCGGCCGTACAGGGTCACTTGCGTCGGCTTGCCCGGGTTCACGACCGGCGGGAACACGGCATCGACCCACGGGCCGGTGCCCACGGTGAGCCGGTAGAAGTAGTCCGGGCCGCCTTGTTGGTAAGCGAACTCACTGACCCGGACGTAGTAATCGCCGTCGGCCGGGAGGGTGATGTCAACGAGGGCGTCGGTGTCGTGGTAGTTCCGATTGAGGCCGAGCCGCTTGCCGGCCGGGTCGTAGATCTCGACCAGCGGCCGGGCCCGGCTGTCGATCGACGACGCGAGGCAACTCGCCAACACCCGCTGCCCGGCTTTGCCGGAGAAGACCATGTAATCGACGTCGGTCGGCGTGGCGATCGTTCCGTTGATGGTGGTTCCGAGTTCGATCCGCTGGGCGCGGGGGACGTTTTTATTCGGCATCGCGCCCAACCCGCCGGCCAGGGACATCGTCGGTTCGGGTGACTGGGCCTCGTCGTTCGGCTCCTGCTCGTCGACCTCGGGGCGGTCGCCGACGACGAACGCCCGCGGGTTACTGACCCCGTGCCCGTTGATCGCCCGCACGTCGTACTGGCCGACCGGCACGTCCGCCGGGACGGTGACTTTGAACTTCACGGCCGCAAGCGGCGGCCCGCCTTTCTTCCGCCCGCCTTTGCCCTTCATCTCTGTCTTGGCCTTGGGATCGGCCGCCTTGGGGTCGGTCGGGACGATGACCTCGGCCTTGATCCCGGGGTGGGAGAAGTGAAGTTCCGGCCCGTCGTCGAGGTCGGTCCCGTTCACGGTGACTTCGATCGTCGTGCCCGCCTGCGCCCCGGCGGGGAACGCGGACGCGATCCGCGGGGCGGGCAGCGAGACCGGGGGCTGTTGCGCGAGGGCGACGGAGCCGAGCGTGAGCGCGGCCAAGGCCGCCGCGCGGGAGAGCGTCCGGCGCATGGGGAACTCCTGGGGTCGGAGGCGGACGGATTCGACAAAGATGCGGGACCGCGGGCGGCCCACAAAATCGGCAGGATGTTAAGATCGTAAACTGCCCGACAGAGCCGGTCAAGGGGCCGGCGCGTTGCTATAACGGGCAAGAGTGTGGTCGGCGATGAACTTTCGGCGGTCGGGACGAGTTACGCAAGCAAAAGAATCGACCCGGATCGCGTGCCGATCAGAATAAAACCCGGCTCGTTTATAGGCTGATTCCCCGAGGAGTTAGGTGATGGACACGGCGGCGATCCTGTTCGGGTTTGTACTCGGGGTTGGGTTGACGGCGTTTGTGCTGGCGGTGGCTTTGGTCGCGCGGGCGGGAAGTCTGGGCCGCGCGATTGAAGGGTTGACGCTGATGGGACGGGCGAACGTCGACCCGGCTTTCGCCACCAAGCTGGCCGAACTCCTCGGCCTGCCCCCCGCCCCTGCGCCGGCCGCCCCGACAGCCCCCGCCCCCGTCTCCCTCCCGAAAGCACCGCCGCCCCCGCCGAAGCCGACGGGCGAACCGCTCCGCCTCCTGTCGCTGCTCCAGACCGAGGCCCGGTTGGTGGACTTCCTGATGGAAGACATCGCGGCCGCGGCCGATCAGCAAATTGGTCAGGCAGTCCGCGAGATTCACCGCAAGGCCCAGAAGGTTCTCAAGGATCACCTCACGCTCGAAGAAATCCTCGCCGGTGCGGACGGCGACACCGTAACCGTGCAACGCGGCTTCGACCCGTCGGCGATTCGCGTGATCGGGAACGTGACCGGCCAGCCGCCGTTCACGGGCGAACTCCAACACCCGGGCTGGAAGGTCAAGGAAATGAACCTGCCGCCACAGCCGGAAGGGCAGAACCCGTTCGTCATCCAGCCGGCGGAAGTTCAGCTGCCGTGAGCATGGGCGAGGACATCGGGGTGGTTGTGAATTCCACCACCTGATTGTCTCGTCGGACGAAAAAGCGGAACTGTGGGGACGCGGTGAGGCCGACACAAGTTCAATGATAACAAGACATTGTTTACTGTTGTGTTGAGTGAATCGTCTCGAAAATTGGCTGCCGGTCGGCCGTTCCGCTAACCGGAAAACGGCCCTTATTGCGGTCCCGCTGCTCTATGCGGGCCGCTTGAAGAACAAGATGACCGCGTCACCTTCGGCCGTCGGGCTGTGGTACGTGACGGCCGACACCAATTCCCAGCCCTCGGCCCCGAACCGATTCATCGTTCCCCGGTAATCTTCGTTGACTTCCGGCCTCTCGAAGCCGGTGGCAACGAACTCGACGGTGACGTACTCCCACTTCATTACGGCCCTCCGAATCGGATGTCGGCACACAAGCGAACTAACTGTCGTTACCGGATGGTAGCACCCGACCGGGAGATTGTTGCGCGCTCGGGCGATACAATTTCATATAATACAACATTGGCTCACGTTCGATCTGCTGCTCGCACCCGGAGTTAACCGTGCTCAAAACCGCAGTCGGAAAAGTCACGCGAGCTGCCGTCGATGAGGAAATCGAACATTTGCGGCAGTTCGTCATCGCGGCACGAAGTTCGGCCGACGTGGAGACGCAGGCGACGGGCTGTCTGGACAGTTTGAACCGATTGTATGAGGAAGATAAAACGCTGTTCTCGGAAGAAGACGTCCGATGGATCAACGTCCTGCGGGGCTATCTCGCCGTCCGCACCGCCGAACACCAGCCGCGCAAGGCCCATACCAAGAAGGCCAAGCGCAAAGGGGACCAGCTCGACCACTGCTGGCGGTGTCTGACGCCGATCGACGAGCGGTTCACCGATAACTGCACGACCTGTTCCGCCAAGCCGTACCAGTGGCGGATCTGCCCCGTGTGCAAAGCCTGCGGCTGCCAGCGCGCCGGCACCGTCCTGGTGTGACGATACAACCGGCCCAGGCGGCAATGTTCGCCCGGGCCGGTTCTTACGAGTCGGCCATGTAAAGCCCGCGGCCGCACTGCGAGCAGCAGATGAACATGCCCCCGGCGATGTTGGTTCGCTGCTGCTCGGTGATCGTCGTGCGACACTGCTGGCACCCGCGGCCGACCACCGCGGCAAGCCCGTCCGCCCCATAGGTCTTGATGAGCCGCAGGTATTGACCTTTCATTTCGAGCGGCAGCCGCTCGTCGTACTTCGCCACTTCCTCCTGCGTCATCTTCTGATCCGCCGTGAGCCGTTCGAGGCGCTCTTTCGCGTCGATTTTGTACTGAGCGAAGTCTTTTTGGGCGGTCGCCCACTGTGCCTCGACCTCGGGCAATTTCGCGGTGCGCTCTTCGATGTCGGTGATGGTCGTCAGGATCGTGTCTTCGAGCGTTCCCTTCTTGGTACTCGCGTTGGCGATTTCCGTTTGCTTGGCGTCGAACTCTTTCTTCGAACCGGCGGTGTTCAGGTCCGCCTGAAATTTGGCGAGTTGTTGTTCGACGGTCTTGAGCGCCCCTTCGTCTTCCTTCTGCTGAAGTTTCAGCTTCTTGATCGCGTCGTAAGCGTCCTTGTGGGCCTGCTCCTCGGCGGCGAGTTTCTGTTCCTGGATTTTCAACACCCGCGGCCCGAGGTCGATTTCACTCTGGAGTTCGCGGAGGTGTTTTCGGAGCCGGTGCAGTTCCCGCAGAATGGGTGCGATCTTCTCACTCATGGCGAAATGGCCCCTGTGGCGACTTGGGAGACGTTATTGTACCCGGAAAGCCAAAAAGCCCACCCGCGGGGGTGGGCTCGGGGCGGCGCGCCGAGCGCGGCGGGGATTATTTCTTGTTCGTCGTCGTTGTCGTCAGCCCGACATCGAGGAAGCCTTCGAGCTGGCGGCTGCGGACCGGGTGTTGCAGTTTGCGGACGGCCTTCGCCTCGATCTGCCGGACGCGCTCGCGGGTCACCTTGAAGATGCGGCCGACTTCTTCGAGCGTGTACGTGTACCCGTCGCCCAGGCCGTACCGCAGCTTGATGATCTCCCGCTCGCGGTAGGTCAGGGTCTTGAGGACGCCCTCGATCTTGTCCTTCAGCATCTCGTTCGTGGCCGCGTTCACCGGCGATTCGACCGAGTCGTCCTCGATGAAGTCGCCGAAGTAGCTGTCTTCGCTTTCGCCGACGGGCCGGTCGAGGCTGATCGGGTGCCGGCTGATCTTGAGGACGCGCTTCGTCTCCTCGTAACTGATCCCTGCGGCCTTGGCCGTCTCCTCGATGGTCGGCTCGCGGCCCATTTCCTGGAGCAGTTTCTTCGAGACGTTCCGTAGCTTGCTCATCGTCTCGATCATGTGGACCGGGATGCGGATCGTCCGCGCCTGGTCGGCGATCGCCCGCGTGATCGCCTGCCGAATCCACCACGTCGCATACGTACTGAACTTGAACCCGCGGCGGTATTCGTACTTGTCCACCGCCCGCATCAGGCCGGTGTTCCCTTCCTGGATCAAATCGAGAAAGCTCAGGCCGCGGTTGCGGTACTTCTTGGCAATGCTCACCACGAGCCGCAGGTTGCCCCCCGAGAGTTCCCGCTTGGCCTGCTCGTACTCGGCGAACCGCTGCCGCATGATCTGGACCCGCTTCCGCAGGCTGGCAGGTTCTTCGAGCGTAATCAGCATGAGGTCGAGTAGTTCTTTTTCTAAGTTGCCCCGTTCTTCTTTGGCCGCGCGGTTGCCCTTCATCGCGTCGACGGCCCGCTCGAGCTCGTCCATCCGCAGGCTGATCTGCTCCAGCTTCTTCATCAACGGCTGGACTTTCTGGGTCCGGATCGACAGTTCCTCGACGAGCGTGACCGTCTTCCGCCGCCGCGACTTGAGGCCAGCTCGGAGAGCGTCCTTGTCGCCTTCGGGAGTCCGCTCGTCGATGAGCCGGTTGAAGTCCTCGACGTTGTGTTCCATCAGCGGTTCGAGCGTCCGCAGGTTGTGCGGCATCCGCTGGAGGATCTTGTCTTTTTCCAGGTTCTCAGTTTGAGAGACCTTGATCGTCCGGTCGAACGGGAGATCCCCGGTCTGGACCCGCTTCAGCGTCTCGAACACGTTCCGCAGCGCGTAGTCGCATTCGAGCACTTTGCGGCGGAACCGCCGGCGGGTGACTTCGATCTTCTGCGCGAGGGAGATTTCCTTGTCCCGCGAGAGCAGCGGGATCTCGCCCATCTGCGTCAGGTACATGCGGACCGGGTCGTCGATGTGCCGGCCGTCACCGTCACTGTCTTCAAACGGGATCTCGGCGTCGGCCAGGAGAACCTCGGCGACGAGCGCCTCGGCCGTCTCCCCGTCCTCTTCGGTGTCGGCCTCGTCGATGACGTTGATCCCGTTCTGCTCGAGCAGTTCGAGGATCTCGCCGAGCCGGTCCGCCTCGGACGTCCCTTCCGGGAGGGCCTGGTTGACCTCGTCGTAGGTAAGTGATCCGTTCAACTTACCTTTGGCGATGAGGGCCTTGAGCACCTCGTCGTTCTGCCAGTCCATCCCAACCCCTCCCGTTCGGTCGCCACCGGCCCGGTCGGCCGGGTCGGCGGTGGAAAGGACATTCCGCGGGTCGAGCGCCGGCGGCGGGCGTCGCCCTAACAATCCGTTCTCCCGAAACCTCGCCCTCGGCTCGGCTGAGCCGTGGGAGAAGCCACACCGCGGTCGCTAATTCCGACCCGGTGCTGTTCGACCCATCAAGCGGTACAACAGTTCGTTGGTTTTGTCCGGGTCGGTCGGCCCGGACGTCAGCTCGGCCTTGACCGCCTTTTGCTCGGTCTCGGCGGTTTGCTCGGCAAACCGTTTTAGCACGCGGTCGAGCCACGCGGCCCCTTCTCCCCGTTCGGTCATGTGCCGGCCGACGTTTTGCAAATCCATCGCGGCCCCGGCGAGGTCGGGCCGGTCGATCAATCGGACCCGGAGGGCGTCCAGGTCCGGCGTCATGCCGGCCGCATGTAGCGCGTACAGCTCGCTGAGCATCCTACGCAACTCGGCGTGCTTCAGCACCTCGGGTTTAATCCGCTCGACCGCGACCGGGACGAGGTCGGGGTCGGCGAGCAGCAGTTCCAGGAGCTGCCGCTCGATCATCGGTACGGCCCCGCGGGCCAGGAAATCGGCCGGGGCAGTCGTTTGGGGGACGGTACCCGGAGCGGGACCACGGCGGAATGACGGTTGCGGGCGTTCGGCTTCTTGACGGCGGCGGGTCGCCTTCAATTCGGCAAATCTTGCCCAGACTGTCTCTTGTCGGAGGCCGATGCGGTGGGCGAGGCGGGAGACGATCAGCTCCTGGCGGACCTGCACGGCCTGGCTCGGGATCGACTGCGCGAGTGCCATCACGCCCAGGATCGTGTCCACGATCCGGCGCTGCCCCTCGACCGTCGTGCCCGCCTCCCGCTCCCACAACTGATTCAACTTAAACTCCAGGGCGTCTCGCGCCCCGGCGAGCGCCTGCTTGAACGCCTCCGGGCCGCCCGGGGTGACGAGCAGGTCGCACGGGTCGAGCCCGTCCGGGAGGGTGGCGATGGCGAGTTCCGCGTCGTGGCCGATGAACAGTTCGAGTGCGCGGTCGACGCCGGAGTTCCCGCCGTCGTCGGCGTCGAACACCAAAACGACCTTCGGCACATACCGGCGGAGCTGGGCGACGTGCCGGGCGGTCAGGGCCGTGCCCATCGGCGCGACCACGTTCGCGACTCCGCATTGATGCGCCATCATGACATCGGTATATCCCTCGACCACCGCGAGGAAACCCGCGGCCGAACCGGCGTGGCGGGCGAGGTCGAGGCCGTACAAGAGGTCGCTTTTGTTGAAAAGTGGGGTGTCGGCCGAGTTGTAATACTTCGGACCGCGGGCGGCGAGCGGCGACCCCGGCAGAACCCGCCCCCCGAATCCGACCGCCTGCCCGCGGACATCCCGGATCGGGAACATCACCCGGTCCCGGAACCTGTCGAAAAACTTGCCGCCCTCGTCGCGGGCGATGAGTAAGCCGATATCGGTCAGCAGGTCGAACGGAACCTGTTGTTCGTCGGCCCGCCGGGTCAGCCATTCACCGGAAAGCGGAGCGTAGCCGAGGCCGAACTTCCGAACCGTAGCACCGGAGAGGCGGCGCTGGCCCAGGTATTCACGGGCTTCTTCGGCCGTCGGGTCGTCCAGTAGGCAGCCGGTGTACTCCTGCTCCGCCCACTTCATGGCGTCGAGCATCCGGGCGCGGGCGTGGTCGTGCGGGCTCTGGGCGGCCGGGTCGAGGGCAATCCCGGCCCGCCGGGCGAGGAGGTGGAGGGCTTCGGGGAACGCGATCTTTTCGAACTTCATCACGAAGTCGAACACGTCCCCGCGGGCGTCACACGACCAGCAGCGGAAATTCTG from the Fimbriiglobus ruber genome contains:
- a CDS encoding c-type cytochrome domain-containing protein, which encodes MRRILPLACLTVGLAAAHAADEKKDAPAGPIAIAPLTRKDPIVYEKDVAPIFANKCQVCHAGNLTEGKFDLGTHAALIKGGKKGPPVVAGKAEESLLWQMASHRKKPVMPPKSENNPLTPEEVAILKLWIDQGAKGPVNDVRTRPKVVLGLPPALVKPVRAVAVSPDKTTVAAGRGNQVHLFDAKTGEFKKSFVDPQLKTPDGKPAAAAHMSLVEAMVYSPDGKTLATGSFQEMNLWDAEKGTIRQRVTGFVDRVVAIAYSPDGKLIATGGGAPTEDGEIKILDAATGKVVTDIKNGHSDTVFGVSFSPDGKLLATSGADKFVKVFEVPGGKFVKAFEGHTHHVMDVGWSADGKKLASAGADNIIKIWDYEKGEKIRDIQGHQKQVTRLVFVPKTAQFLTASGDSGVMLWNTDNGGAMRNFTGGKDFMYAVAVSPDGAVVATGGEEGIVRLYNGTNAQLVKAMLPPDAEPKKDDSKKEPAKDPKKK
- a CDS encoding DUF2760 domain-containing protein, with the translated sequence MDTAAILFGFVLGVGLTAFVLAVALVARAGSLGRAIEGLTLMGRANVDPAFATKLAELLGLPPAPAPAAPTAPAPVSLPKAPPPPPKPTGEPLRLLSLLQTEARLVDFLMEDIAAAADQQIGQAVREIHRKAQKVLKDHLTLEEILAGADGDTVTVQRGFDPSAIRVIGNVTGQPPFTGELQHPGWKVKEMNLPPQPEGQNPFVIQPAEVQLP
- a CDS encoding DUF4177 domain-containing protein produces the protein MKWEYVTVEFVATGFERPEVNEDYRGTMNRFGAEGWELVSAVTYHSPTAEGDAVILFFKRPA
- a CDS encoding zinc ribbon domain-containing protein, whose protein sequence is MSEKIAPILRELHRLRKHLRELQSEIDLGPRVLKIQEQKLAAEEQAHKDAYDAIKKLKLQQKEDEGALKTVEQQLAKFQADLNTAGSKKEFDAKQTEIANASTKKGTLEDTILTTITDIEERTAKLPEVEAQWATAQKDFAQYKIDAKERLERLTADQKMTQEEVAKYDERLPLEMKGQYLRLIKTYGADGLAAVVGRGCQQCRTTITEQQRTNIAGGMFICCSQCGRGLYMADS
- the rpoD gene encoding RNA polymerase sigma factor RpoD, with the protein product MDWQNDEVLKALIAKGKLNGSLTYDEVNQALPEGTSEADRLGEILELLEQNGINVIDEADTEEDGETAEALVAEVLLADAEIPFEDSDGDGRHIDDPVRMYLTQMGEIPLLSRDKEISLAQKIEVTRRRFRRKVLECDYALRNVFETLKRVQTGDLPFDRTIKVSQTENLEKDKILQRMPHNLRTLEPLMEHNVEDFNRLIDERTPEGDKDALRAGLKSRRRKTVTLVEELSIRTQKVQPLMKKLEQISLRMDELERAVDAMKGNRAAKEERGNLEKELLDLMLITLEEPASLRKRVQIMRQRFAEYEQAKRELSGGNLRLVVSIAKKYRNRGLSFLDLIQEGNTGLMRAVDKYEYRRGFKFSTYATWWIRQAITRAIADQARTIRIPVHMIETMSKLRNVSKKLLQEMGREPTIEETAKAAGISYEETKRVLKISRHPISLDRPVGESEDSYFGDFIEDDSVESPVNAATNEMLKDKIEGVLKTLTYREREIIKLRYGLGDGYTYTLEEVGRIFKVTRERVRQIEAKAVRKLQHPVRSRQLEGFLDVGLTTTTTNKK
- the dnaG gene encoding DNA primase, with amino-acid sequence MPPVSVELKKQVKAANDIVDVIATYIPVLPAGKALKAVCPFHNDTRPSLQIDRHYQNFRCWSCDARGDVFDFVMKFEKIAFPEALHLLARRAGIALDPAAQSPHDHARARMLDAMKWAEQEYTGCLLDDPTAEEAREYLGQRRLSGATVRKFGLGYAPLSGEWLTRRADEQQVPFDLLTDIGLLIARDEGGKFFDRFRDRVMFPIRDVRGQAVGFGGRVLPGSPLAARGPKYYNSADTPLFNKSDLLYGLDLARHAGSAAGFLAVVEGYTDVMMAHQCGVANVVAPMGTALTARHVAQLRRYVPKVVLVFDADDGGNSGVDRALELFIGHDAELAIATLPDGLDPCDLLVTPGGPEAFKQALAGARDALEFKLNQLWEREAGTTVEGQRRIVDTILGVMALAQSIPSQAVQVRQELIVSRLAHRIGLRQETVWARFAELKATRRRQEAERPQPSFRRGPAPGTVPQTTAPADFLARGAVPMIERQLLELLLADPDLVPVAVERIKPEVLKHAELRRMLSELYALHAAGMTPDLDALRVRLIDRPDLAGAAMDLQNVGRHMTERGEGAAWLDRVLKRFAEQTAETEQKAVKAELTSGPTDPDKTNELLYRLMGRTAPGRN